Proteins co-encoded in one Neovison vison isolate M4711 chromosome 9, ASM_NN_V1, whole genome shotgun sequence genomic window:
- the ASPN gene encoding asporin isoform X2, with protein MNKGYCPISQQPESVPALGWSPTRDDMKECVLLALLALCSAKPLSRPSSMTLKNMMLKDMEDEVGGDPDDDNSLFPTREPINPFFPFDLFPTCPFGCQCYSRVVHCSDLGLSSVPSNIPFDTQMIDLQNNKIKEIKENDFKGLTSLYALILNNNKLTKIHPKAFLTTKKLRRLYLSHNQLTEIPFNLPKTLAELRIHDNKVKKIQKETFKGMNTLHVLEMSANPLDNNGIEPGAFEGVTVFHIRIAEAKLTSIPKDLPSTLLELHLDYNKISTVELEDFKRYKDLQRLGLGNNRITDIENGSLANIPRVREIHLENNKLKKIPPGLQELKYLQIIFLHSNSITKVGVNDFCPTVPKMKKSLYSAISLSNNPVRYWEMQPAAFRCVVSRMSVQLGNFRK; from the exons CTCTAGGTTGGTCCCCTACACGAGACGACATGAAGGAGTGTGTGCTCCTAGCGCTCTTGGCTTTATGCTCTGCTAAGCCCTTATCTCGCCCGTCATCCATGACGCTGAAGAACATGATGCTGAAGGACATGGAGGATGAAGTGGGTGGCGACCCTGATGATGACAACTCTCTTTTTCCAACAAGAGAGCCAATTaacccttttttcccttttgatctGTTCCCAACATGTCCATTTGGATGCCAGTGCTACTCAAGAGTTGTACACTGTTCCGATCTAG GTTTGTCCTCTGTTCCAAGCAACATTCCATTTGATACTCAAATGATTGAccttcaaaacaataaaattaaggaaatcaaagaaaatgattttaaaggacTCACTTCACTTTAC GCTTTGATTCTGAACAACAACAAGCTAACAAAGATTCACCCAAAAGCTTTTCTAACCACAAAGAAGTTGAGAAGGCTCTATCTGTCGCACAATCAACTAACTGAAATACCATTTAACCTTCCCAAGACACTAGCAGAACTCAGGATTCATgataacaaagttaaaaaaatacaaaaggagaCATTCAAAGGAATGAATACTTTACATGTTCTAG AAATGAGTGCAAACCCTCTCGATAATAATGGGATTGAACCAGGGGCATTTGAAGGAGTGACAGTGTTCCATATCAGAATTGCAGAAGCAAAACTGACCTCAATTCCTAAAG ATCTGCCATCAACTTTGCTGGAGCTTCATTTAGACTATAATAAAATTTCAACTGTGGAACTCGAGGATTTTAAACGATACAAAGACCTGCAAAG GCTGGGCCTAGGAAACAACAGAATCACAGACATTGAAAATGGAAGTCTTGCTAACATACCACGAGTAAGAGAAATACACTTGGAAaacaataaactaaaaaaaatcccTCCGGGATTACAGGAGTTGAAATACCTCCAG ATAATCTTCCTCCACTCTAATTCAATCACAAAAGTGGGAGTGAATGACTTCTGCCCAACAGTACCAAAGATGAAGAAATCTTTATACAGTGCGATAAGTTTATCCAACAACCCGGTGAGGTACTGGGAAATGCAGCCTGCGGCTTTCCGTTGTGTTGTGAGCAGAATGAGTGTTCAGCTCGGGAACTTCAGAAAGTAG
- the ASPN gene encoding asporin isoform X1, whose protein sequence is MLGPATLGTDSPLSVSLALGWSPTRDDMKECVLLALLALCSAKPLSRPSSMTLKNMMLKDMEDEVGGDPDDDNSLFPTREPINPFFPFDLFPTCPFGCQCYSRVVHCSDLGLSSVPSNIPFDTQMIDLQNNKIKEIKENDFKGLTSLYALILNNNKLTKIHPKAFLTTKKLRRLYLSHNQLTEIPFNLPKTLAELRIHDNKVKKIQKETFKGMNTLHVLEMSANPLDNNGIEPGAFEGVTVFHIRIAEAKLTSIPKDLPSTLLELHLDYNKISTVELEDFKRYKDLQRLGLGNNRITDIENGSLANIPRVREIHLENNKLKKIPPGLQELKYLQIIFLHSNSITKVGVNDFCPTVPKMKKSLYSAISLSNNPVRYWEMQPAAFRCVVSRMSVQLGNFRK, encoded by the exons TGTCTCCTTAGCTCTAGGTTGGTCCCCTACACGAGACGACATGAAGGAGTGTGTGCTCCTAGCGCTCTTGGCTTTATGCTCTGCTAAGCCCTTATCTCGCCCGTCATCCATGACGCTGAAGAACATGATGCTGAAGGACATGGAGGATGAAGTGGGTGGCGACCCTGATGATGACAACTCTCTTTTTCCAACAAGAGAGCCAATTaacccttttttcccttttgatctGTTCCCAACATGTCCATTTGGATGCCAGTGCTACTCAAGAGTTGTACACTGTTCCGATCTAG GTTTGTCCTCTGTTCCAAGCAACATTCCATTTGATACTCAAATGATTGAccttcaaaacaataaaattaaggaaatcaaagaaaatgattttaaaggacTCACTTCACTTTAC GCTTTGATTCTGAACAACAACAAGCTAACAAAGATTCACCCAAAAGCTTTTCTAACCACAAAGAAGTTGAGAAGGCTCTATCTGTCGCACAATCAACTAACTGAAATACCATTTAACCTTCCCAAGACACTAGCAGAACTCAGGATTCATgataacaaagttaaaaaaatacaaaaggagaCATTCAAAGGAATGAATACTTTACATGTTCTAG AAATGAGTGCAAACCCTCTCGATAATAATGGGATTGAACCAGGGGCATTTGAAGGAGTGACAGTGTTCCATATCAGAATTGCAGAAGCAAAACTGACCTCAATTCCTAAAG ATCTGCCATCAACTTTGCTGGAGCTTCATTTAGACTATAATAAAATTTCAACTGTGGAACTCGAGGATTTTAAACGATACAAAGACCTGCAAAG GCTGGGCCTAGGAAACAACAGAATCACAGACATTGAAAATGGAAGTCTTGCTAACATACCACGAGTAAGAGAAATACACTTGGAAaacaataaactaaaaaaaatcccTCCGGGATTACAGGAGTTGAAATACCTCCAG ATAATCTTCCTCCACTCTAATTCAATCACAAAAGTGGGAGTGAATGACTTCTGCCCAACAGTACCAAAGATGAAGAAATCTTTATACAGTGCGATAAGTTTATCCAACAACCCGGTGAGGTACTGGGAAATGCAGCCTGCGGCTTTCCGTTGTGTTGTGAGCAGAATGAGTGTTCAGCTCGGGAACTTCAGAAAGTAG
- the ASPN gene encoding asporin isoform X3 — translation MKECVLLALLALCSAKPLSRPSSMTLKNMMLKDMEDEVGGDPDDDNSLFPTREPINPFFPFDLFPTCPFGCQCYSRVVHCSDLGLSSVPSNIPFDTQMIDLQNNKIKEIKENDFKGLTSLYALILNNNKLTKIHPKAFLTTKKLRRLYLSHNQLTEIPFNLPKTLAELRIHDNKVKKIQKETFKGMNTLHVLEMSANPLDNNGIEPGAFEGVTVFHIRIAEAKLTSIPKDLPSTLLELHLDYNKISTVELEDFKRYKDLQRLGLGNNRITDIENGSLANIPRVREIHLENNKLKKIPPGLQELKYLQIIFLHSNSITKVGVNDFCPTVPKMKKSLYSAISLSNNPVRYWEMQPAAFRCVVSRMSVQLGNFRK, via the exons ATGAAGGAGTGTGTGCTCCTAGCGCTCTTGGCTTTATGCTCTGCTAAGCCCTTATCTCGCCCGTCATCCATGACGCTGAAGAACATGATGCTGAAGGACATGGAGGATGAAGTGGGTGGCGACCCTGATGATGACAACTCTCTTTTTCCAACAAGAGAGCCAATTaacccttttttcccttttgatctGTTCCCAACATGTCCATTTGGATGCCAGTGCTACTCAAGAGTTGTACACTGTTCCGATCTAG GTTTGTCCTCTGTTCCAAGCAACATTCCATTTGATACTCAAATGATTGAccttcaaaacaataaaattaaggaaatcaaagaaaatgattttaaaggacTCACTTCACTTTAC GCTTTGATTCTGAACAACAACAAGCTAACAAAGATTCACCCAAAAGCTTTTCTAACCACAAAGAAGTTGAGAAGGCTCTATCTGTCGCACAATCAACTAACTGAAATACCATTTAACCTTCCCAAGACACTAGCAGAACTCAGGATTCATgataacaaagttaaaaaaatacaaaaggagaCATTCAAAGGAATGAATACTTTACATGTTCTAG AAATGAGTGCAAACCCTCTCGATAATAATGGGATTGAACCAGGGGCATTTGAAGGAGTGACAGTGTTCCATATCAGAATTGCAGAAGCAAAACTGACCTCAATTCCTAAAG ATCTGCCATCAACTTTGCTGGAGCTTCATTTAGACTATAATAAAATTTCAACTGTGGAACTCGAGGATTTTAAACGATACAAAGACCTGCAAAG GCTGGGCCTAGGAAACAACAGAATCACAGACATTGAAAATGGAAGTCTTGCTAACATACCACGAGTAAGAGAAATACACTTGGAAaacaataaactaaaaaaaatcccTCCGGGATTACAGGAGTTGAAATACCTCCAG ATAATCTTCCTCCACTCTAATTCAATCACAAAAGTGGGAGTGAATGACTTCTGCCCAACAGTACCAAAGATGAAGAAATCTTTATACAGTGCGATAAGTTTATCCAACAACCCGGTGAGGTACTGGGAAATGCAGCCTGCGGCTTTCCGTTGTGTTGTGAGCAGAATGAGTGTTCAGCTCGGGAACTTCAGAAAGTAG